One region of Pogona vitticeps strain Pit_001003342236 chromosome 1, PviZW2.1, whole genome shotgun sequence genomic DNA includes:
- the CAMKMT gene encoding calmodulin-lysine N-methyltransferase isoform X3: protein MEKEREGQLPFLDVMVLRKTDLRLGHKVYRKPTHTDRYLHKNSNHHPWQKRGIIKTLVDRANRNCEAQFLNTELDHLNWALQANGYSKNEITRAIKPRKQHRTEEEKQSPTNKVFLPYIKGVTDRMGKLLEKHNLQTVFKPTTKIQQMLRSAKDRRDPLTTAGVYRIPCSCGQVYIGTTKRSIHTRIKEHERHCRLKQPEKSAVAEHAIKQTGHEILFHNTEILDNTSNHYVRLHREAIEIHKHQQNFNQKEECLKLNKTWLAALKNTECKRSTNSTQPQGQGITAHKRPVNETHQPQGKIISHPYQNNTSTTKHINQPSPD from the coding sequence atggaaaaagaaagagagggccaactcccgttcctagatgtcatggtcctacgcaaaactgacctccgactgggacacaaggtctacagaaaacccacccacacagacaggtacctacacaaaaactccaaccaccacccatggcaaaaaagaggcataatcaaaacactggtagaccgtgcaaatcggaactgtgaagctcagtttctcaacactgaactcgatcacctgaattgggccctacaggcaaatggctactccaaaaatgaaatcacaagagccatcaaaccaagaaaacaacaccgaactgaagaagaaaaacagtcacccacaaacaaagtatttctgccatacatcaaaggggtcacagaccgcatggggaaacttctggaaaaacacaacttacaaacagtattcaagcccaccacaaaaatacaacaaatgttacggtcagcaaaggacagaagggaccccctcaccactgcaggagtataccggataccttgcagttgtggccaggtatacattggaaccacaaaacgaagcatccacaccagaatcaaagaacatgagagacactgcagactaaaacaaccagaaaaatctgcagtagctgaacatgccataaaacaaactggacatgaaattctatttcataatactgaaatactggacaacaccagcaatcattacgtcagactgcacagggaagccattgaaatccacaagcatcaacaaaacttcaaccagaaggaggaatgtctgaaactcaacaaaacctggctcgcagctctcaaaaacacagagtgcaaaaggtcaacgaactccacccagccacaaggtcaggggattactgcacacaaaagaccagttaatgaaacccatcaaccacagggaaagATAATCTCCcatccttatcaaaacaatacatccacaacaaaacacattaatcaaccatctcctgattag